From the genome of Sphingobacterium kitahiroshimense, one region includes:
- a CDS encoding WG repeat-containing protein, whose translation MKHILIFSLLLSTVLGFSQTVQTADAIGFGGSMSPLVKVKKDRKEYFYHLDGNHFIDDVEEHDADLFVVVKKGHYGVLNDKGNMVVPIDYDEIELATEYEGQWYAGIPYDYKYIILKKDGKTGVADDKGNIIIPLEFQNTTVINKNSIGIAKNNLWGWASASDGKLVHEPEYEYITKFFSDEYVEVRTADKSGLAKASGQVIIPVEYDDYLRYIVGGQQTYIEGTKNKQLYLMDTTGTILLSGNTDYKAIKGSKLLIFKQKDLFGVIDPTTQKVIVSPAFESLDPFIRNLGIAKKSGKYGVVDMQGKTLLDFQFEEIRFLAANGHHKYDTGSDALTEKMLARKPPEDVRLKLIYEQQINQAPYFIEVTKAGKKGLYSWNGKTIIPCGKYKNIQFHYYRGKSFFLVDSELKSGIVDETGTEILPVQYTFNDSYQYSKEAVQNEFDLANRFIVFSEGKEEGSIALKIGLFDLDQNEIIFAAHEQYITLLNHRFFLLRKLIADYNYEFLLYDIKQRKLRKLGADITDVHVVNDSFLQIETKEGVYQLTTFDGTKIYANPSWKVEGNYHLIRFPNYNKHTLSGFYFGLKKIYAGEGNLFIDTLGQEKRFTGIDQVDCFYDGYAVAAKKIENKEASSGFKYLKGMIDLEGKTVVPFEYNEVYAAGADAEMLVFARKDSQMLVRRDGTVILGAEYHDIETSSAYPNFTFAKGSKYGLADWAGNILVAPLYDDIRRNYEGDQKTWPLLVKEGDWYYFVGKDGQKYSIKAKECSY comes from the coding sequence ATGAAGCATATTCTTATTTTTTCACTCTTATTATCAACTGTTTTAGGTTTTTCGCAGACAGTTCAGACTGCAGATGCGATAGGCTTCGGAGGTTCGATGTCTCCTTTAGTAAAAGTCAAAAAAGATAGAAAAGAATATTTTTATCATCTGGATGGCAATCATTTCATAGATGATGTGGAAGAACATGATGCAGATCTATTTGTTGTCGTGAAGAAGGGGCATTATGGTGTCTTGAATGATAAGGGAAACATGGTCGTTCCTATCGATTATGATGAAATTGAGCTCGCTACGGAATACGAAGGACAGTGGTATGCGGGAATACCATACGATTACAAATACATCATTTTAAAAAAAGATGGTAAAACCGGAGTCGCTGATGATAAGGGCAACATCATTATTCCCTTAGAATTTCAGAATACCACAGTTATTAATAAAAATAGTATTGGAATTGCCAAAAATAATCTTTGGGGCTGGGCTTCAGCCTCTGATGGTAAATTAGTACATGAGCCTGAATATGAATATATCACAAAATTTTTTTCTGACGAGTATGTGGAGGTTCGCACGGCGGATAAAAGTGGACTTGCCAAAGCTAGCGGGCAAGTTATCATCCCCGTCGAGTATGATGACTATTTAAGGTATATCGTAGGGGGGCAGCAGACCTATATTGAGGGAACAAAAAATAAACAGCTTTATTTAATGGATACTACAGGTACCATATTACTTTCAGGAAATACGGACTATAAAGCAATTAAAGGATCAAAGCTTCTGATATTTAAGCAAAAAGACTTGTTTGGAGTTATTGATCCCACTACCCAAAAAGTAATTGTATCGCCTGCATTTGAATCATTGGATCCTTTTATTAGAAATCTGGGAATAGCCAAAAAATCCGGTAAATACGGAGTGGTTGATATGCAGGGAAAAACACTTTTGGATTTTCAATTTGAGGAGATAAGATTTTTAGCGGCAAATGGCCATCATAAATATGACACCGGCTCCGATGCATTAACCGAGAAAATGTTGGCCAGAAAACCTCCAGAAGATGTCAGATTGAAGTTAATTTATGAGCAGCAGATAAACCAGGCACCCTATTTTATAGAAGTCACGAAGGCTGGAAAAAAAGGGCTGTACAGCTGGAACGGAAAAACAATTATCCCATGTGGTAAATACAAGAATATACAATTTCACTATTACAGAGGTAAGTCATTCTTTCTTGTAGACTCCGAACTAAAATCTGGAATTGTGGATGAAACTGGAACCGAAATATTACCAGTTCAATACACATTTAATGATTCTTATCAATATTCCAAAGAAGCAGTACAAAACGAATTCGATCTCGCGAATCGTTTTATTGTATTCTCAGAAGGAAAAGAAGAAGGAAGTATTGCATTAAAAATTGGATTGTTTGATCTGGATCAAAACGAGATTATTTTTGCAGCGCATGAACAGTATATTACATTACTGAATCACCGTTTCTTTCTACTGCGGAAACTGATTGCCGATTATAATTACGAGTTTTTACTCTATGATATCAAACAACGTAAGCTTCGTAAATTAGGAGCTGATATTACCGATGTACATGTGGTGAATGACAGTTTTCTGCAGATCGAAACGAAAGAAGGTGTTTATCAATTGACCACTTTTGATGGTACGAAGATCTATGCGAACCCTTCATGGAAGGTAGAGGGTAATTATCACCTTATTCGTTTCCCCAATTATAATAAGCATACTTTGAGTGGGTTTTATTTTGGGCTGAAAAAGATATATGCGGGAGAAGGAAATCTTTTTATTGATACCTTAGGTCAGGAGAAAAGATTTACGGGCATTGATCAAGTTGATTGTTTTTACGATGGATATGCTGTTGCAGCAAAGAAGATCGAAAACAAAGAAGCCTCTAGTGGATTCAAATACTTGAAAGGAATGATTGATTTGGAAGGTAAAACAGTCGTTCCATTTGAGTATAATGAAGTGTATGCCGCTGGCGCAGATGCTGAAATGTTAGTTTTTGCTAGAAAAGATAGCCAGATGTTAGTACGACGAGACGGTACGGTTATTTTAGGAGCAGAATACCATGACATAGAGACAAGTAGTGCATATCCTAATTTTACCTTTGCGAAAGGGAGCAAGTATGGATTGGCAGATTGGGCTGGTAATATCCTTGTAGCGCCCCTATATGATGATATTCGTAGGAATTATGAAGGAGATCAAAAAACCTGGCCCTTATTGGTAAAAGAGGGTGACTGGTATTACTTCGTTGGGAAAGATGGTCAAAAGTATTCCATAAAAGCAAAAGAATGCTCTTATTAA
- a CDS encoding bleomycin resistance protein, translated as MLTAIHPKLPMRDKSLTKDYYVKQLGFETFGDHDYEGYLMLFKEGIEIHFFEFKELDPKENYGQVYIRTDNIETVYQQFLDNNVAIHPNAPLEIKSWGQKEFSLLDPDNNLLTFGQGVD; from the coding sequence ATGCTAACAGCAATACATCCGAAGTTACCTATGCGCGATAAATCGCTAACAAAAGACTATTATGTCAAGCAATTAGGTTTTGAAACTTTCGGCGACCACGACTATGAAGGTTATTTAATGCTTTTCAAAGAAGGTATTGAAATTCACTTTTTTGAATTTAAAGAACTTGATCCGAAAGAAAATTATGGCCAGGTTTACATTAGAACGGACAATATTGAGACCGTTTATCAGCAGTTCTTAGACAATAATGTCGCTATTCATCCAAATGCTCCTCTGGAAATTAAATCGTGGGGGCAAAAAGAATTTTCGTTGCTCGATCCTGACAACAATCTATTAACTTTTGGACAAGGTGTCGATTGA